The Astyanax mexicanus isolate ESR-SI-001 chromosome 24, AstMex3_surface, whole genome shotgun sequence genome has a segment encoding these proteins:
- the LOC103046666 gene encoding tubulin alpha-1A chain, whose amino-acid sequence MRECISIHVGQAGVQIGNACWELYCLEHGIQPDGQMPSDKTIGGGDDSFNTFFSETGAGKHVPRAVFVDLEPTVIDEVRTGTYRQLFHPEQLITGKEDAANNYARGHYTIGKEIIDLVLDRIRKLADQCTGLQGFLVFHSFGGGTGSGFTSLLMERLSVDYGKKSKLEFSIYPAPQVSTAVVEPYNSILTTHTTLEHSDCAFMVDNEAIYDICRRNLDIERPTYTNLNRLIGQIVSSITASLRFDGALNVDLTEFQTNLVPYPRIHFPLATYAPVISAEKAYHEQLSVAEITNACFEPANQMVKCDPRHGKYMACCLLYRGDVVPKDVNAAIATIKTKRSIQFVDWCPTGFKVGINYQPPTVVPGGDLAKVQRAVCMLSNTTAIAEAWARLDHKFDLMYAKRAFVHWYVGEGMEEGEFSEAREDMAALEKDYEEVGVDSVEGEGEEEGEEY is encoded by the exons ATG CGTGAGTGTATCTCCATCCATGTTGGACAGGCTGGCGTCCAGATTGGCAATGCCTGCTGGGAGCTGTACTGCCTTGAGCATGGCATTCAGCCGGATGGTCAGATGCCCAGTGACAAGACCATCGGTGGCGGGGACGACTCCTTCAACACCTTTTTCAGCGAGACAGGAGCTGGCAAGCACGTCCCCAGAGCAGTGTTTGTAGATCTGGAGCCCACTGTGATTG ACGAGGTTCGCACCGGCACTTACCGCCAGCTGTTCCACCCTGAGCAGCTCATCACTGGAAAAGAAGATGCTGCCAACAACTACGCTCGTGGCCATTACACCATTGGCAAGGAAATCATCGACCTGGTTCTCGACAGGATCCGCAAACTG GCTGACCAGTGCACTGGTCTCCAGGGCTTCCTGGTGTTCCACAGTTTTGGAGGTGGTACCGGCTCTGGTTTCACCTCCTTGCTGATGGAGCGCCTCTCCGTGGACTACGGCAAGAAGTCCAAACTGGAGTTCTCCATCTACCCAGCTCCTCAGGTGTCCACCGCTGTGGTGGAGCCCTACAACTCCATCCTGACCACCCACACCACCCTCGAGCACTCCGACTGTGCTTTCATGGTGGACAATGAGGCCATCTACGACATCTGCCGTAGGAACCTCGATATCGAGCGTCCTACCTACACCAACCTCAATaggcttatcggtcaaatcgtgTCCTCCATCACAGCCTCTCTCCGATTCGATGGTGCCCTCAATGTTGATCTGACTGAGTTCCAGACCAACTTGGTGCCCTACCCTCGTATCCACTTCCCTCTGGCCACCTATGCCCCAGTCATCTCTGCTGAGAAGGCTTACCACGAGCAGCTCTCAGTGGCAGAGATCACCAATGCTTGCTTTGAGCCTGCAAATCAGATGGTGAAATGTGACCCACGTCACGGCAAGTACATGGCCTGCTGCCTGCTGTACCGTGGTGACGTCGTACCCAAAGACGTCAACGCCGCCATTGCCACCATCAAGACCAAGCGTTCCATCCAATTCGTGGACTGGTGCCCAACTGGTTTCAAGGTTGGTATCAACTACCAGCCCCCCACTGTGGTCCCTGGCGGTGACCTGGCCAAAGTCCAAAGAGCCGTGTGcatgcttagcaacaccacagctatCGCAGAGGCCTGGGCCAGGCTCGACCACAAGTTCGACCTGATGTACGCCAAGCGTGCCTTTGTGCACTGGTACGTAGGAGAGGGTATGGAGGAGGGAGAGTTCTCTGAGGCCAGAGAGGATATGGCGGCTCTGGAGAAGGATTATGAGGAGGTTGGCGTTGATTCCGTAGAAGGcgagggagaggaggagggagaggagtACTAA